Proteins encoded together in one Variovorax paradoxus EPS window:
- a CDS encoding sensor histidine kinase encodes MAWATLSRRLSMVFAVLLLACYGASAWLQMRSSGLHEQEVVQRLSGGLAAHIAENTELMQPGGLNQAAVKDLFDKLMAVNPSVEVYLLGLDGRIEAQAAPPGHMKRERVALEPIRKLLSGAPLPILGDDPRSADAAKVFSAAPLKMGGRDAGYVYVVLQGEDYDALAANVATDNVLRTTLWSMALVALLGLIAGLAAFRLITRPLRELTKAVKRFETEGIASLESETPKLERLSHGTDEIALLGQAFTQMTRRIAEQWRELTLSDQQRRELFANISHDLRTPLTSLHGYLETLLLKAGTLSDEERRRYLEIALGQSRKVGRLAQEVFELARLEYGVVKPEKENFALADLVQDVFQKFELAAEARHQQLRPDIAPGLPVVSADLGMIERVLTNLLDNAIRHTPAGGEIEVQLRPANAGVAVQVSDTGPGIPGELQKGLFVRPVFMSGARSDGSGSGGLGLVIVQRILQLHGSDIRLVPQAGKGAVFRFQLGGAAGA; translated from the coding sequence ATGGCTTGGGCCACGCTTTCTCGCCGTCTCTCGATGGTGTTCGCTGTGCTGCTGCTGGCTTGCTACGGCGCATCGGCGTGGCTGCAGATGCGGTCGAGCGGGCTGCATGAACAAGAAGTGGTGCAGCGCCTTTCGGGCGGGCTGGCCGCGCATATTGCCGAGAACACCGAACTGATGCAGCCCGGCGGCCTCAACCAGGCCGCGGTGAAGGACCTGTTCGACAAGCTGATGGCCGTGAACCCCAGCGTTGAGGTTTATCTGCTGGGCCTGGACGGCCGCATCGAGGCGCAGGCCGCGCCGCCCGGGCACATGAAGCGCGAGCGAGTGGCGCTGGAGCCGATCCGCAAGCTGCTCTCGGGCGCGCCGTTGCCCATCCTCGGCGACGACCCGCGCAGCGCCGATGCGGCCAAGGTGTTCAGTGCCGCACCGCTGAAGATGGGCGGCCGCGATGCCGGCTACGTGTATGTGGTGCTGCAGGGCGAGGACTACGACGCGCTCGCGGCCAACGTCGCGACCGACAACGTGCTGCGCACCACGCTATGGTCGATGGCGCTGGTCGCGCTGCTCGGGCTGATCGCGGGACTGGCAGCCTTCAGGCTCATCACGCGGCCGCTGCGCGAACTCACGAAGGCGGTCAAGCGCTTCGAGACCGAGGGCATCGCTTCGCTCGAAAGTGAAACGCCCAAGCTGGAAAGGCTTTCGCACGGCACCGATGAAATCGCATTGCTGGGCCAGGCCTTCACGCAGATGACGCGCCGCATCGCCGAGCAATGGCGCGAGCTCACGCTTTCGGACCAGCAGCGCCGCGAACTTTTCGCCAACATCTCGCACGACCTGCGCACGCCGCTCACCTCGCTGCACGGCTATCTCGAAACGCTGCTGCTCAAGGCCGGCACGCTCAGCGACGAAGAGCGCCGGCGCTACCTGGAGATCGCGCTCGGTCAGAGTCGCAAGGTGGGCCGGCTCGCGCAGGAGGTGTTCGAACTCGCGCGGCTCGAATACGGCGTGGTCAAGCCCGAGAAGGAAAACTTCGCGCTCGCCGATCTCGTGCAGGACGTGTTCCAGAAGTTCGAGCTCGCGGCCGAGGCCCGGCACCAGCAGCTCAGGCCCGACATCGCGCCGGGCCTGCCGGTCGTGTCGGCCGATCTCGGGATGATCGAGCGCGTGCTGACCAACCTGCTGGACAACGCCATCCGCCATACGCCGGCCGGCGGCGAGATCGAAGTGCAACTGCGCCCAGCGAACGCCGGCGTGGCGGTGCAGGTGAGCGACACGGGCCCGGGCATTCCGGGCGAGCTGCAGAAGGGCCTCTTCGTGCGGCCCGTGTTCATGAGCGGTGCGCGCAGCGACGGCTCGGGCAGCGGCGGGCTGGGGCTGGTGATCGTGCAGCGCATCCTGCAACTGCACGGCAGCGACATCCGGCTGGTGCCGCAGGCGGGCAAGGGGGCGGTGTTCCGCTTTCAGTTGGGCGGTGCGGCGGGGGCCTGA
- a CDS encoding crotonase/enoyl-CoA hydratase family protein — MPAFKTVLIDKDPQHPRIARLVLNRPEKLNAIGDTTPSEIRQAVEWAEADDEVHVIVVEGAGRAFCAGYDLGDYAEGHGREGEGDHPCRQEKTPWDPMLDYAAMKRNTDDFMALWRCRKPTIAKVHGYAVAGGSDIALCCDLLTMADDARIGYMPTRVWGCPTTAMWTYRLGALRAKQLMFTGDTIDGAQAAGWGLANFSVPADQLDDATMKLAQRIAGVPRSHLMMHKLVVNQVWHSMGLEQTQMFATVFDGITRHNPEGMWFRRQAEAEGFKSAVAWRDSGRDIPEGDEARALVAELEAKLAAARAAVPPGR; from the coding sequence ATGCCCGCCTTCAAGACCGTCCTGATCGACAAGGACCCGCAGCATCCACGCATTGCGCGCCTCGTGCTCAACCGCCCCGAGAAGCTCAACGCCATCGGCGACACCACGCCGTCGGAAATCCGCCAGGCCGTCGAATGGGCCGAGGCCGACGATGAAGTGCACGTCATCGTGGTCGAAGGCGCGGGCCGCGCGTTCTGCGCCGGCTACGACCTCGGCGACTACGCCGAGGGGCATGGCCGCGAAGGCGAGGGCGACCACCCGTGCCGGCAAGAAAAAACGCCTTGGGACCCGATGCTCGACTACGCCGCCATGAAGCGCAACACCGACGACTTCATGGCCCTGTGGCGCTGCCGCAAGCCCACCATCGCCAAGGTGCACGGCTATGCGGTGGCCGGCGGCAGCGACATCGCGCTGTGCTGCGACCTGCTGACCATGGCCGACGACGCGCGCATCGGCTACATGCCCACGCGCGTGTGGGGCTGCCCGACGACGGCGATGTGGACCTACCGGCTCGGCGCGCTGCGCGCGAAGCAGCTGATGTTCACCGGCGACACCATCGACGGTGCACAGGCGGCCGGATGGGGCCTTGCCAATTTCTCGGTGCCGGCCGACCAGCTGGACGACGCCACGATGAAGCTCGCGCAGCGCATCGCGGGCGTACCGCGCTCCCATTTGATGATGCACAAGCTGGTCGTCAACCAGGTGTGGCATTCGATGGGGCTGGAGCAGACGCAGATGTTCGCGACCGTGTTCGACGGCATCACGCGGCACAACCCCGAGGGGATGTGGTTTCGCCGGCAGGCGGAGGCGGAAGGGTTCAAGAGCGCTGTCGCATGGCGCGATAGCGGCCGGGATATTCCGGAAGGCGACGAGGCGAGGGCGCTCGTCGCGGAGCTGGAAGCGAAGCTTGCAGCGGCGCGGGCGGCGGTGCCGCCCGGCCGGTGA
- a CDS encoding alpha/beta hydrolase family protein, with product MHSARLTLLALATSLAVASCGGGGGGNGFAFTPLPPAPAPAPPAPPPPAPPPVPEETRVQDTRNSFAPADPSATTFAALKADAGDKIDNATTSRWSGMLGGAQYRVEVPSNWNGRLVMYAHGYVGEGNELKLTNPSIRRYLIQNGYAWAASSYSKNFYDVRAGVEDTNALALEFNKIAKANGRELPAPSQLYITGHSMGGHITAAAIEDEAFATANHKVKYNGAVPMCGVVGDTELFDYFAGAQVTAQALAGLPKYPTANWLDIRAQVTSTLFTAFPSTPTATGAKFASVVQNLTGGQRPMFDLGLMAGGSFAAVWGVFGSDGTVTGILNKNTLDTNRFTYTIDGDVPGSTALNGSVLKLTAATDANRLRTDGLRWIPKVNGEFKIPVVSLHTLGDLYVPFSMEQIYNKRVAAKGNSDWLVQRAIRGITHCDFTVAEQVEAFAEMVKWERGGPKPAGDDVVTPATVADTNYGCKFTRPLGTVDENPSFQASRTYALTHSAACPP from the coding sequence ATGCATTCCGCGCGCCTGACACTCCTTGCCCTCGCCACCAGCCTTGCCGTCGCATCCTGCGGCGGTGGGGGCGGTGGAAACGGTTTTGCCTTCACGCCGCTGCCGCCGGCTCCTGCGCCCGCGCCGCCAGCGCCGCCTCCGCCCGCACCGCCGCCAGTCCCCGAGGAAACGCGCGTGCAGGACACCCGCAATTCCTTCGCGCCAGCCGACCCCTCGGCCACCACGTTCGCGGCACTCAAGGCCGACGCCGGCGACAAGATCGACAACGCCACCACCAGCCGCTGGTCGGGCATGCTCGGCGGTGCGCAGTACCGCGTGGAAGTGCCGTCCAACTGGAACGGCCGGCTCGTGATGTACGCACATGGCTACGTGGGCGAAGGTAACGAGCTGAAGCTCACGAATCCGTCCATCCGCCGCTATCTGATCCAGAACGGCTATGCGTGGGCAGCATCCAGCTACAGCAAGAACTTCTATGACGTGCGCGCCGGCGTGGAAGACACCAATGCGCTGGCATTGGAGTTCAACAAGATTGCCAAGGCCAACGGCCGAGAGCTCCCCGCACCTTCACAGCTCTACATCACCGGACACTCGATGGGCGGCCACATCACCGCTGCCGCAATCGAGGACGAAGCCTTCGCCACCGCCAACCACAAGGTGAAGTACAACGGCGCCGTGCCGATGTGCGGCGTGGTCGGCGACACGGAGCTGTTCGACTACTTCGCGGGCGCACAGGTCACGGCACAAGCACTCGCGGGCCTGCCGAAATATCCGACCGCCAACTGGTTGGACATCCGTGCTCAGGTCACGTCGACGCTGTTCACCGCCTTCCCCTCGACGCCCACTGCCACGGGTGCGAAGTTCGCTTCGGTGGTGCAGAACCTGACCGGTGGCCAACGTCCCATGTTCGACCTCGGTTTGATGGCGGGCGGCTCGTTCGCTGCGGTCTGGGGCGTGTTCGGCAGCGACGGCACGGTCACCGGCATCCTGAACAAGAACACGCTCGACACAAACCGCTTCACCTACACCATCGACGGTGACGTGCCGGGATCGACAGCGTTGAACGGCTCGGTGCTCAAGCTCACTGCGGCCACGGACGCCAATCGCCTGCGCACCGATGGACTGCGCTGGATTCCCAAGGTCAACGGCGAATTCAAGATCCCGGTGGTTTCGCTGCACACGTTGGGCGACCTGTACGTGCCCTTCAGCATGGAACAGATCTACAACAAGCGCGTAGCAGCCAAGGGCAACAGCGACTGGTTGGTGCAGCGTGCGATCCGCGGGATCACGCATTGCGACTTCACGGTTGCCGAACAGGTCGAAGCCTTCGCCGAAATGGTCAAGTGGGAGCGCGGGGGACCGAAGCCCGCAGGCGACGACGTGGTGACGCCGGCGACGGTGGCCGACACGAACTACGGCTGCAAGTTCACGCGCCCCCTGGGCACGGTGGATGAAAACCCGTCATTCCAGGCCTCGCGCACCTACGCACTGACCCATTCGGCGGCTTGCCCTCCTTGA
- a CDS encoding transglutaminase family protein, whose translation MAIQYDITHTTIYRYNKPVTFGLHRVMFRPRDSHDLRVLATDLQVSPQAFTRLIQDPHSNSVALVQPMGEATELRIVCSFTIEHVPAQQDQLALDPAAEFLPFAYSVQERLDLEHYLRPHHEDDASGTLIRWAHQFLHSDKPNNTREVLTRMNAHIGQSLEYKARDEEGTQTPLATLALGSGSCRDYALLMMEAARRLGIATRFVSGYLYDAALDRAAQAPGESMTGAGTTHAWLQAYLPGIGWLAFDPTNNLMGSGQLIRVGVTRDPAQAAPISGSWYGDAEAYEGLDATVVVTRRKG comes from the coding sequence ATGGCCATCCAGTACGACATCACGCACACCACCATCTATCGCTACAACAAGCCGGTCACCTTCGGTTTGCACCGGGTGATGTTCCGGCCCCGCGACAGCCACGACCTGCGCGTGCTCGCCACCGATCTGCAGGTGAGCCCCCAGGCTTTCACGCGGTTGATTCAAGACCCGCATTCCAACTCCGTCGCGTTGGTACAGCCGATGGGCGAAGCGACCGAGCTGCGCATCGTGTGCTCGTTCACCATCGAGCATGTGCCGGCCCAGCAAGACCAGCTCGCGCTCGATCCGGCAGCCGAGTTCCTGCCCTTCGCCTACTCGGTGCAGGAGCGCCTGGACCTCGAACACTACCTGCGCCCGCACCACGAGGACGATGCCAGCGGCACGCTGATCCGCTGGGCGCACCAGTTCCTGCACAGCGACAAGCCCAACAACACGCGCGAAGTGCTCACGCGCATGAACGCGCACATCGGCCAGAGCCTCGAATACAAGGCGCGCGACGAAGAAGGCACGCAAACGCCGCTGGCCACGCTGGCGCTGGGCAGCGGCAGTTGCCGCGACTACGCGCTGCTGATGATGGAAGCCGCGCGCCGTCTGGGCATCGCGACCCGCTTCGTCTCGGGCTACCTCTACGACGCCGCGCTCGACCGCGCCGCCCAGGCGCCCGGCGAATCGATGACGGGCGCTGGCACCACGCACGCCTGGCTGCAGGCGTACCTGCCGGGCATCGGCTGGCTGGCGTTCGACCCGACCAACAACCTGATGGGCAGCGGACAACTCATCCGCGTGGGCGTCACGCGCGACCCGGCGCAGGCTGCGCCGATCTCGGGCAGTTGGTATGGCGACGCCGAGGCGTACGAAGGCCTGGACGCCACGGTGGTGGTCACCCGCCGCAAGGGCTGA
- a CDS encoding antibiotic biosynthesis monooxygenase family protein, translated as MYSATFIFAKKQFDDEFHRLDRTIATAAKSLPGYLGEETWENTGNGLVSNVYYWDSLDNLQALIRHPVHQQAKAAQANWLDGYKVVISEVVRTYGDSRIDHLLAPPPSGATLS; from the coding sequence ATGTACTCCGCCACCTTCATCTTCGCCAAGAAGCAGTTCGACGACGAATTCCATCGCCTCGACCGGACCATCGCGACGGCCGCGAAGTCGCTGCCCGGCTACCTGGGCGAGGAGACGTGGGAGAACACGGGCAACGGGCTGGTGTCGAACGTCTACTACTGGGACTCGCTCGACAACCTCCAAGCGCTGATTCGCCACCCGGTGCACCAGCAAGCCAAGGCGGCGCAGGCGAATTGGCTGGATGGCTACAAGGTGGTGATCTCCGAAGTGGTGCGCACCTATGGCGACAGCCGGATCGACCATCTGCTGGCACCTCCGCCTTCCGGCGCGACGCTCTCCTAA
- the mnmC gene encoding FAD-dependent 5-carboxymethylaminomethyl-2-thiouridine(34) oxidoreductase MnmC, with the protein MTAEPVAWRADGVPSSERFDDIYHTETGALAQARHVFLGGCGLPQAWAGQPQWRILETGFGLGLNFLATWQAWRSDANRPRMLHFVSVEAHPVGAGDLFRAAEAYPELASLAGELVAQWHGLLPGFHRLAFDEGRVLLTLCIGDVQPMLRAQRFEADSIFLDGFGPERNPAMWSPDTLKAVSRFARQGTGLATWTYAGEVRNALSQNGFQLERRPGLPPRRDCLGGVFAPAWTVRRRGPAPERIAAPGRCAVIGAGLAGAAVAASLARRGWQVTVLDAASRPASGASGLPVGVLAPHVSPDDALLSRLTRAGIRATWLELERLLEEGHDWRASGVLERRPEGDTRVPANWSDNGPNESWPASAEQLSAADLPVDAPAIWHARAGWVRPSRLIEAWLRQPGVEFRGNASVARATRGADGWQLFDAADQLLIAADRVVVAAGFESGRFAPGLPLQPVRGQVAWGHLNASALPATPLNGDGHLIANVPDAEGALLWLTGATFDRDSTDLAPNTDDSAANRDRLARLHPAAAAALAPAFERGEVNAWVGVRCASGDRRPLVGPLTAEANGLWACTALGSRGLSFAALCAELLAAQWHGEPLPLPSTLAKALGTQRL; encoded by the coding sequence GTGACCGCTGAGCCAGTGGCCTGGCGCGCCGACGGCGTCCCGAGCAGCGAACGCTTCGACGACATCTATCACACCGAAACCGGGGCGCTGGCGCAGGCTCGCCATGTGTTCCTGGGCGGCTGCGGCCTGCCGCAAGCCTGGGCCGGGCAACCGCAATGGCGGATTCTCGAAACCGGCTTCGGGCTGGGCCTCAATTTCCTGGCGACTTGGCAGGCGTGGCGTTCGGATGCAAACCGGCCGCGGATGCTGCACTTCGTCTCGGTCGAGGCGCATCCGGTCGGGGCCGGCGATCTCTTTCGGGCTGCCGAGGCGTATCCGGAACTGGCCTCGCTGGCCGGCGAGCTGGTCGCGCAGTGGCACGGACTGCTGCCAGGCTTTCACCGCCTCGCCTTCGACGAAGGCCGCGTCCTGCTCACCCTGTGCATCGGCGACGTGCAACCGATGCTGCGCGCCCAACGCTTCGAGGCCGACAGCATCTTCCTCGACGGCTTCGGCCCCGAGCGGAATCCGGCGATGTGGTCGCCCGACACGCTGAAGGCGGTGTCGCGATTCGCCCGTCAGGGCACGGGCCTCGCCACCTGGACCTATGCAGGTGAGGTGCGCAATGCGCTTTCGCAGAACGGCTTCCAACTCGAAAGGCGCCCCGGCCTGCCGCCCAGGCGCGACTGCCTCGGCGGCGTCTTCGCACCGGCCTGGACGGTGCGGCGCCGCGGGCCAGCGCCCGAGCGAATCGCGGCGCCGGGCCGCTGCGCCGTGATCGGTGCCGGCCTCGCGGGCGCGGCCGTGGCCGCGAGCCTCGCGCGGCGCGGGTGGCAGGTCACGGTGCTCGATGCGGCCTCGCGCCCCGCCTCGGGCGCTTCCGGCCTGCCGGTCGGCGTGCTGGCGCCCCATGTGTCTCCCGACGACGCCCTGCTCTCGCGCCTCACGCGCGCGGGCATCCGTGCCACCTGGCTCGAATTGGAACGACTGCTTGAAGAAGGCCACGACTGGCGCGCCAGCGGCGTACTGGAACGGCGGCCCGAAGGCGATACGCGCGTGCCTGCCAACTGGAGCGACAACGGCCCCAATGAATCGTGGCCTGCAAGCGCCGAACAGTTGAGCGCAGCCGACCTGCCGGTCGATGCGCCCGCCATCTGGCATGCGCGTGCCGGCTGGGTGCGTCCGTCACGGTTGATCGAGGCCTGGCTGCGTCAGCCGGGTGTCGAGTTCCGCGGCAACGCTTCGGTGGCGCGAGCGACCCGAGGCGCCGACGGCTGGCAACTGTTCGATGCGGCAGACCAGTTGCTGATCGCAGCAGACCGCGTGGTCGTCGCCGCCGGCTTCGAATCGGGCCGCTTCGCTCCGGGGCTGCCGCTGCAGCCGGTGCGCGGACAGGTCGCGTGGGGCCACCTCAACGCCAGCGCCCTCCCGGCCACGCCGCTCAACGGCGACGGCCACTTGATCGCCAACGTGCCCGATGCCGAAGGCGCCCTGCTCTGGCTGACAGGCGCCACCTTCGACCGCGACAGCACCGACCTCGCTCCGAACACCGATGACAGCGCCGCGAACCGCGACCGCCTCGCCCGGCTGCATCCCGCCGCAGCAGCCGCATTGGCGCCGGCCTTCGAGCGCGGAGAAGTCAACGCCTGGGTCGGTGTGCGCTGCGCCTCGGGCGACCGTCGGCCGCTGGTCGGCCCGCTGACCGCGGAGGCGAATGGCCTCTGGGCCTGCACCGCATTGGGCTCGCGCGGTCTCAGCTTCGCGGCCCTTTGCGCCGAACTGCTGGCCGCGCAGTGGCATGGCGAACCGCTGCCGTTGCCCTCCACGCTGGCCAAGGCGCTCGGCACTCAGCGGCTTTAG
- a CDS encoding oxidative damage protection protein: MARMVQCIKLGKEAEGLDFPPYPGDLGKRLWENVSKEAWAAWLKQQTMLVNENRLNLADLRARQYLARQMEKHFFGEGADVAQGYVPPPAA; this comes from the coding sequence ATGGCACGCATGGTTCAGTGCATCAAGCTCGGCAAAGAGGCCGAAGGGCTCGACTTCCCGCCCTATCCCGGCGACCTGGGCAAGCGCCTGTGGGAAAACGTCAGCAAGGAAGCCTGGGCCGCCTGGCTCAAGCAACAGACCATGCTGGTCAACGAAAACCGGCTGAACCTGGCCGATCTGCGCGCCCGCCAGTACCTGGCGCGGCAGATGGAAAAGCATTTCTTCGGCGAAGGCGCCGACGTGGCGCAAGGCTACGTTCCTCCTCCAGCGGCCTGA